The sequence tcttaatgcgtttgatccaatcagtagtgttgtgacaaggtaggggtggtatacagaagatagccctatttggttaaagaccaagtccatattatggcaagaacagctcaaataagcaaagagaaacgacagtccatcattactttaagacatgaaggttagtcaattcggagaatttcaagaactttcaaagtttcttcaagtgcagtcacaaaaaccatcaagtgctatgatgaaactggctctcatgaggactgccacaggaaaggaagacccagagttacctctgctgcagaggataaattcattagagataccagcctcagaaattgcagcccaaataaattcttcacagagttcaagtaacagacacatctcaacatcaactgttcagaggagactgcgtgaatcaggccttcatggttgaattactgcagagtaaccactactaaaggacaccaataagaagaagagacttgcttggggcaagaaacacgagcaatggacattagaccagttgaaatctatcctttggtctgatgagtccacgtttgagatttttggttccaaccgccgtgtcttggtgagatgcagagtaggtgaacggatgatctccgcatgtgtggttcccaccgtgaagcttggaggaggaggtgtgatgttgtgggggtgctttgctggttacactgtctgtgatttatttagaattcaaggcatacttaaccagcatggctaccacagcattctgcagtgatacgccatcccatctggtttgctcacccgacctcaacccgattgagatagtttgggatgagttggaccgcagagtgaaggaaaagcagtcaacaagggCTCAgcacatgtcaaatcaaatcaaatcaaattttattggtcacgtacacttggttagcagatgttattgtgagtgtagtgaaatgcttctagatccgacagagctgcagtatctaacaggtaatatctaacaattctacaacaaaacctaatgcacacaatctagtaaaggaatgagaatatataagtataacatatatggatgagcagtgacagagcggctaagatgcaatagatagtaaagaatagatagtgaagtatacagtatatacatatgagatgagtaatgtgagatatgtaaacattcttaaaatggcattattaaagtgactagtgttccatttattaaagtggccaatgaaatcaagtctgtaggtaggcagccgcctttctgtgttagtgatggctgtttaacagtctgatggccttgagatagaagctgtttttcaatctctcggtcccagctttgatgcacctgtactgacctcgccttctggatgatagcggggtgaacaggcagtggctcgggtggttgttgtccttgatgatcttttttgccttcctgtgacatcgggtgttgtaggtgtcctggagggcaggtagtttgcccccggtgatgcgttgggcagacctcactaccctctggagagccctgcggttgtgggcggagcagttgctgtaccaggcggtgatacagccagacaggatgctctcgattgtgcatctgtaaaagtttgtgagggatttcggtgacaagccacattttttcagcctcctgaggttgaagaggcgctgttgcgccttcttcaccacactgtctgtgtgggtggaccatttcagtttgtccctgatgtgtacgccgaggaacttaaaactttccaccttctccactactgtcccgtcgatgtggataggggggtgctccctctgctgtttcctgaagtccacgatcatctcctttgttttgttgacgttgagcgagaggttattttcctgacaccatactccgagggccctcacctcctccctgtaggccgtctcgtcgttgttggtaatcaagcctaccactgtagtgtcgtctgcaaacttgatgattgagttggaggcgtggccacgcagtcatgggtgaacagggagtacaggagggggctgagaactccccagtgttgaggatcagcaaagtggagatgttgtttcctaccttcaccacctgggggcggaagtccaggacccagttgcataggacggggtcaagacccagggtctcaagcttaatgatgagtttggatgtaatcgatgaacaggtattacataggtattcctcttgtccagatgggttagggcagtgtgcagtgtgatggcgattgcatcgtctgtggatctattagggcagtaagcaaattggagtgggtctagggtgacaggtagggtggaggtgatatgatccttgactagcctctcaaagcacttcatgatgacagaagtgagtgctacggggagatagtcatttagttcagttacctttgccttcttgggtacaggaacaatggtggccatcttgaagtatgtggggacagcagactgggatagggagagatttaatatgtctgtaaacacaacagccagctggtctgcgcatgctctgaggacgtggctagggatggtatctgggccggcagccttacgagggttaacaggtttaaatgttttactcacgttggccacggagaaggagagcccacaggttttaATAGAGGGCCGTGTCCATAGGCACTGTTTTGTCCTCAAAgcgcgcaaagaagttgtttaatttgtctgggagcaagacttcgatgtccgcgacggggctggttttctttttgtagtccgtgattgactgtagaccctgccacatacgtctcatatTTGAGCcgctgaattgcgactccactttacctctatactgacgctttgcttgtttgattgccttgcggagggaatatctgcactgtttgtatttggccatgtttccagtcgccttgccatgattaaatgcggtggtacgtgctttcagttttgtgggtacaacatctcctatacacttccttataaactcgctcACTGAGTCAGCgaatacgtcaatgttattgtctgaggctacccggaacatatcctagTACACGTGATTGAAGCAACCTTGAAGTGtagaatccgattggtcagaccagcgagAGCTAAACACGGgcacttcctgttttagtttctgcctataggaggggagcaacaagatggagtcatggtcagatttgccaataggagggcgggggagggccttgtatgcattgcggaagttaaagtagcaatggtcgagcgtgttactcgctcgtgtacagcaatcaatatgctgatagaatttaggtagccttgttctcaaattagcgtTGTTTAAATCcctagctacaataaatgcagcctcaggatatatggtttccagtttgcctggtcgtattcctggtcgtagtgctggttgtgctggtaagttgacatctctctgatatccaatagttcttctcggctgtatgtaataacatttAAGGTTTTCTGGTCTAACGATgtcagaaataatacataaaaaaacgaaatactgcaaagtttcctgaGGACTACAAgcgaactccttcaaaactgttgtaaaagcattcaaggtgaagctggttgagagaatgccaaatgtGTGTATCTAAaacatgaaatatattttgatttgtttacacttttttggttaccacatgattcaatatgtgatatttcatagtgttgatgtctccactattattctacaatgtagaaaatagtaaaaataaagaaaaacacttgaatgagtaggtatgtccaaacgtttgactggtactgtatgtctctctctctcggtctctctctatttgactgtctctgtctgtctctctctctctctttgtctgtttctgtctctctgtatttttgtctctctctcttctctcactgtctctctctcaaatcaagtgaaatgttatttgtcacatgcgccgaatacaagaggtgtagacttcaccgtgaaatgcttacttacgagcccttcccaacaatgcaaagtTAAAATAATAACACGagtaataaaatacacaagaatggagctatatacaggaagtaccagatcaatgtggagctatatacaggaagtaccagatcaatgtgaagctatatacaggaagtaccagatcaatgtggagctatatacaggaagtaccagatcaatgtggagctatatacagggagtaccagatcaatgtggagctatatacaggaagtaccagatcaatgtggagctatatacaggaagtaccagatcaatgtggagctatatacaggaagtaccagtaccaatacAACAATACTTTCCCCCcattttgttacatcacagccttattctaaaatggattaagtcgttttttttactcatcaatctacacagaataccccatgattacaaagcaaaaacagtttttttgacatttttgcaggaatatgacatttacataagtattccgaccctttactcagtacaaatacacatgtatttgaggagtttctcccattcttctctgcagatcctctcaagctctgtcaggttggatggagagcatccctgcacagctattttcaggtctctccgcagatattcgatcgggttcaagtctaggctctggctgggccacttgaagacattcagagatttgtcccgaagccactcctgcattgtcttggctgtgtgcttagggttgttgtcctgttggaaggtgaaccttcactccagtcataggtcctgagcactccggagcaggttttcatcaaggatctctctgtactttactccgttcatctttccctcgatcctgactagtctcccagtccatgccgctgaaaaacatccccacagcatgatgctgccaccaccatgcttaactctagggatggtgccaggtttcctccagatgtgacgcttggcattcaggccaaagagttcaatcttggtttcatcagaccagaggattttgtttctcatggtctgagggtctttaggtgcctcttggcaaactctaagaaggctgtcatgtgccttttactgaggaggggcttccgtctcgccattctaccataaaagcatgattggtgtagtgctgttgagatggttgaccttctggaaggttctcccatctccacagaggaactctggagctttgtcagagtgaccattgggttcttggtcacctccctgaccaaggcccttctcccccgattgctcagtttggccgggcggccagctctaggaagagtcttggtggttccaaacttcttccatttaagaatgatggaggccactgtgttcttggggaccttcaatgctgcagaaatgttttggtacccttccccagatctgtgcctcgacacaatcctgtctcggagctatacggacaagtccttcgacctcatggcttggtttttgctctgacatgctctgtcagctgtgggaccttatatagacaggtgtgtgcctatccaatcatgtccaatcaattgaatttaccacaggtggatgcATCTGAGTTTTAGGAATTAAACTCAGGAGCATTACAGTAAGATGATAAAGGACAGCTACTGGAAAGATAAAAAAAGAGAGCTAACATTATTTTCAAAGATAAAAACTAAACTAAATGCAGGATCAAACAAAAACTAACATCAGATTTCTTTCAGAGAGGATAGTGTAGGGATATGTGGGTTAGCTACAGAAAAATACGTTTGAGATCAAATCAAAGTAAATTTGGTCAGGAAAATGTGATCATAAGGGTTTGAAGAGGCAGTTGTACAGGGCCCTAGTCATTTTAAAAATCTCTGAATGTTCAGTAACTCCTCAGTTAACCTGGTCAAATGGAGCTTAGCTttgaactctcctctcctctcctctcctctcctctcctctcctctcctctcctctcctctcctctcctctcctctccttccctcttctttCCTTCCCTCTTATTTCCTTCCCTCTTATTTCCTTCCCTCTTCTTTCCTTCCCTCTTCTTTCCTTCCCtcttctttccttccctctcctctcctattctttcctcttcactcctcctctccttctcctctcctctcttctcatgtcccactcctctcctcacccctcctgtcctgtccacTCCTGTGAATGTCATATTCTGACTCTCTGTAGTTTGCTCATCGTTAGGGAGCTTCTCCTATTAGAAGTGTCCGTTCTCTGCCTGGGAACATACAGTCATCACTTCAGACAGAAAACTATTCATCTGTGTAATCTGCTCTGGTTCCTTTGGAAAATGTTTGTTTGTAGATGTTTGTTTTCTTGAAAAGGTTACTGAGGGGTTCTATTCAGTGTCCAGATTTGAGTAGGTGTGTGGGCTTGTGTTCATGTGTTAGTAAACACACGTCTTCTCTTGGGAGAGCTACAGTGTTTCATACACACGTCTTCTCTTGGGAGAGCTACAGTGTTTCATACACACGTCTTCTCTTGGGAGAGCTACAGTGTTTCATACACACGTCTTCTCTTGGGAGAGCTACAGTGTTTCATACACACGTCTTCTCTTGGGAGAGCTACAGTGTTTCATACACACGTCTTCTCTTGGGAGAGCTACAGTGTTTCATACACACGTCTTCTCTTGGGAGAGCTACAGTGTTTCATACACACGTCTTCTCTTGGGAGAGCTACAGTGTTTCATACACACGTCTTCTCTTGGGAGAGCTACAGTGTTTCATACACACGTCTTCTCTTGGGAGAGCTACAGTGTTTCATAAGTTCTGCCGCTCAAACATCAAAAAGATCTCTAAATGCCTATGGTGTATTTTTCATCTTCTTTTTTAAATCATTATTTTTGAGATGAAAGAATAAGAAGAGTGTTTTGAAAACTAGGGCAGACCTCgtagagggagagtggaggaggagaggggggaaatcCCCAGAGACATTTCTACACAGGATGTTTTGAATCCGTCTAAATCCCCAGACACAGGATGTTTTTAATCCGTCTAAATCCCCACAGAGACATTTCTTCACAGGATGTTTTGAATCCGTCTAAATCCCCAGAGACATTTCTACACAGGTTGTTTTTAATTCCTCTAATATTTCCCATGCAACACTGTTTTATCCaaaagagagacatggtcatTTATAGTACCTTGTTTTCAGGTACAGTTGTTTTCAAAGCATCCTCAGGCATGAATCAGTGTGTTCAAAAATATGCAGTTTACTTCAGAATAATTGCTTTACTGCTATCAGTGATAGTGAACTAGTGTACAGATAGCAGGTTATCCTATCAGTGGTAGTGAACCAGTGTACAGATAGCAGGTTATCAGTGATAGTGAACTAGTGTACAGATAGCAGGTTATCAGTGATAGTGAACTAGTGTACAGATAGCAGGTTATCAGTGATAGTGAACTAGTGTACAGATAGCAGGTTATCAGTGGTAGTGAACCAGTGTACAGATAGCAGGTTATCCTATCAGTGGTAGTGAACCAGTGTACAGATAGCAGGTTATCCTATCAGTGATAGTGAACCAGTGTACAGATAGCAGGTTATCCTATCAGTGGTAGTGAACCAGTGTACAGATAGCAGGTTATCAGTGATAGTGAACTAGTGTACAGATAGCAGGTTATCAGTGATAGTGAACCAGTGTACAGATAGCAGGTTATCCTATCAGTGATAGTGAACCAGTGTACAGATAGCAGGTTATCCTATCAGTGATAGTGAACCAGTGTACAGATAGCAGGTTATCCTATCAGTGGTAGTGAACCAGTGTACAGATAGCAGGTTATCAGTGATAGTGAACTAGTGTACAGATAGCAGGTTATCAGTCATAGTGAACCAGTGTACAGATAGCAGGTTATCCTATCAGTAAAAGTGAACCAGTGTACAGATAGCAGGTTATCATACCCTACACTCATTGTTATTGCAGTAGTTTCCTGTAGCTTATTCATTGAAGGTGGCTGCTGGCTGGAATATTGctgacagttgtgtgtgtgtgtgtgtgtgtgtgtgtgtgtgtgtgtgtgtgtgtgtgtgtgtgtgtgtgtgtgtgtgtgtgtgtgtgtgtgtgtgtgtgtgtgtgtgtgtgtgtgtgtgtgtgtgtgtgtgtgtgtgtgtgtgtgtgtgtgtgcgtgtgtgtgtacacaccttAGGGAATGTCCTCCCACGGATTTGCTGAAGTGGAGTGATGCTTGTTGCTAGGGAGAACCAGTGATAGGACAACATATGCATTAGCACAGTCATATAGCATATCTATATATATAGCAGAGAGATGCCAGCTATCCATAGAACATCCTCTTAAAACACAGATGTAACTCTGGTCACAGAGGTAGTGTAGAAAAATACTCGTATCTTTCCTGGGAATTCCCAGGTTTTTACAGAAATCCCAGTTGAAATATTCCTGAACtcaggaaatccagaatcctaCAACCAGGAttcctggaaaacctgggaatttagGGGGACATGACTAGAACCGTAAACAGAGgacagtaggagtaggagtaaaGGGTGATGAATATTGTTAGTCCCTGAGCAGTAAacacctgatcccagatctgtttgtgctgtcttgccagcaCCTTTGGTCATTCTCATagacggcacaaacagatctgggaccaggctagtaaatACTGTCCTGTGCTATAAATCTCTTGCCAATCGTCTCTGGTGTCAGTATGTTGGATAGTTCCGTGGTTATCTCTTTGTAGGGTGTTGTTACTCACTTCCTGTGGACAACATGTCACTGTTGTAGGATACAAACAGATACTGTCCCTGTGTAAGTCCcatattttagtatttttttaatttcacctttatttagccaggtaggccagttgagaacaagttctcatttacaactgcaacctggccaagataaagtaaaacagtgcgacaaaaacaacaacacagagttacacataaacttATCTCTAGAGTAAAGATCGAAGCACTTCCAGTTTGCTTTACCTAACAACTCTGTGGGAGACGAGAGAGTCAAGACTCCACTATTCAGGACAGTGATGTGATATGAGTTATGGATATAGTATACTGCCATCCCTGGTTCAGGCTACATTGTATTGCTGTGATATCATTTCCATCTGGTTTTATTTAGGTGATTCAACCCTTTATCGTTCCAGGTAACAGATGAGATGTCACactagtgtttaaaaaaaatatatatatatttttacaagtcagttaagaacaaattcttatttacaatgacggcctaccccgaccaaacccgggccaattgtgcaccgccctatgggactcccaatcatggcctgATTGTGATGCAGCCTGAATTCGAAAAAAGGACTGCAgggatgcctcttgcactgagatgcagtgccttagaccgctgtgccactcaggggAGGGGGGTTATTATAAAGTAGAAAACCCCTGTGTATCAAAATTCATAAAAATGTCTTGAAATTTGCCGCTAACTTTTTAAGTGTCAATCTTTTTTCATAAAAACTTTATGTAGCATGTCATGATGTGAGATTATTCTACAGAGGTCGTTAATACGATATGTCTACATGATTGATTTGTCTTGTTTTCTATCAGGTTAAGGATCTCCGATGCCATACGACCCACCTCCTGTCCTCAGTGAGACAGCCCATACCCTAAACCTCCAGGACCacacaggacaggagagagatgtgaaGCCAGCTCTGGGCTCATGCTATAAGGCAGAGAAAGAGACCCAGAGCCCCTGACCCTGAGAGTTGTGGGTACACAGCGTTATCTAATGGATGGCCGAGTGACTAAGTGAAGGAAGGAACTCAGAACAGAACTGACGTGAGGTCATAATGAGTGGTCAGCAAGGCGAGCCGGCCATCGGCCACAGCCATGTTGGTGAGGTCAGGAACAACAACCAGAACAGCCATGTTGGTGAGGTCGGGAGCAACAACCAGAACCAGCAGGCCGGGGGAGAGCGAGTGGGGGCGGTGACACCCGAAGGGGATGCTAATGCTAACCAGATGATCCagatgggggaggggggcagCGACGGCGGAGGGGAGAGTACAGGAGGAGATGTTGACACTCTGCCCCCCCTGATGTCTCAGACCACTGAGGTATGATGCTCTACATTTATCCAGTGACTTAAACATCTGAGTGACTTAAACATCTGAGTGAGTGACTTAAACATCTGAGTGAGTGACTTAAACATCTGAGTGAGTGACTTAAACATCTGAGTGAGTGACTTAAACATCTGAGTGAGTGACTTAAACATCTGAGTGACTTAAACATCTGAGTGAGTGACTTAAACATCTGAGTGACTTAAACATCTGAGAAGTACTAAGCGATACACAATTCCAATAAGCCAGACTGCCACGTATCAAAGATCATTCTTAGCAAGAGCACTGAattctatttatttattcatttgacTGTTTTACACTCCTGATGCCTGTCTACATAGTACGTAGAGTTGGTatctcattttttttttttttaagtctttaATGCTATTTATATAGTGATGTTGAATCAACCTTTTACCTGAACAGGTGTCTCAGACAGTCACAGAGGAGCAGAAGAACAAGATCGTCATCTGGGGGACAGACTCTAGGTGTGACGACCCTGAGCTGGCCGAGTTTGAGATGTTAGAATGTCAGGAGCTGGAGGCATacctggtggaggaggaggaggaggaagaggaggtggaggaggacgcATGTGAAGGAGTAGGACTAGGAGTAGGAGTGAAAGGAGGTGCACGGCAGATCCTCCTGGACCAGCCTGTCTCTATAGTGGATCTAGTCTCTGacagtagagagggaggagggaggaggactaTTCAACGGGGCTCCAGCGGGCAGGACGTCGCCACCATGGGCTCTGGAGGAACCAGAGGAACGGCGGAGTATGTGACGAGGACAGAGTTCAGCTCTGAGAACCATGTCTTGGTGTCCCGCCTGTCCGCTATGTTCAGTCCGGATGGGAGGCTGGTCAGTGCTCTGGACACCGCTGGACGGACACAGGCCACCACCACAGACTCCTGGCACGTCCCATCTGGACCCTCAGGACCAGACGGGACCATCTTAGAGGATCTCACCCTGGCCTCCCAGTCTTGTACCACCATCTCAGACCGGTCCAAGGCCTCTCAGCGATCCAAACAACCTCGGGCTCCATCTAAAAGCACAATACAACGAGCTGACCTCGATCTAAACCAGAACACAACTGTTAGGTCTGAGGAGGTTGTCGTTCCGGAAGCACAAGTCAGTAACACCGTCGTAGTGGGTCGTTGTAAATGTCAGCAGAACATGGAGGAAGATCAGGGCAATGAAAAGCACAACCAGAATCTGGAGCAGAGGTACCAGGATGATAGAGGCAGTGGGAGGAAGGCAGCTGATGACCAACAGGATGTTAGAGGTAGTGGGAGGAAGGCAGCTGAGGAACACCAGGATGCTAGAGGTAGTGGGGGGAAGGCAGCTGAGGACCACCAGGATGTTAGAGGTAGTGGGAGGAAGGCAGCTGAGGACCACCAGGATGTTAGAGGTAGTGGGGGGAAGGCAGCTGAGGACCACCAggatgatagaggtagtggggggaAGGCAGCTGAGGACCACCAggatgatagaggtagtgggaggAAGGCAGCTGAGGACCACCAGGATGTTAGAGGTAGTGGGAGGAAGGCAGCTGAGGACCACCAGGATGTTAGAGGTAGTGAAGGGAAGGCAGCTGAGGACCACCAGgatcctagaggtagtgaggggaAGGCAGCTGAGGACCACCAGgatcctagaggtagtgaggggaAGGCAGCTGAGGACCACCAGGATCCTAGAGGTAGTGGGAGGAAGGCAGCTGAGGACCACCAGGATGCTAGAGGTAGTGAGGGGAAGGCAGCTGAGGACCACCAggatgatagaggtagtgggaggAAGGCAGCTGAGGACCACCAGGATGTTAGAGGTAGTGGGAGGAAGGCAGCTGAGGACCACCAGGATGCTAGAGGTAGTGGGAGGAAGGCAGCTGAGGACCACCAGGATGTTAGAGGTAGTGGGAGGAAGGCAGCTGAGGACCACCAGGATGCTAGAGGTAGTGAGGGGAAGGCAGCTGAGGACCACCAggatgatagaggtagtgggaggAAGGCAGCTGAGGACCACCAGGATGTTAGAGGTAGTGGGAGGAAGGCAGCTGAGGACCACCAGGATGCTAGAGGTAGTGGGAGGAAGGCAGCTGAGGACCACCAGGATGTTAGAGGTAGTGGGGGGAAGGCAGCTGAGGACCACCAGGATGTTAGAGGTAGTGGGGGGAAGGCAGCTGAGGACCACCAGGATGTTAGAGGTAGTGGGAGGAAGGCAGCTGAGGACCACCAGGATGCTAGAGGTAGTGGGAGGAAGGCAGCTGAGGACCACCAGGATGTTAGAGGTAGTGGGGGAAAGGCAGCTGAGGACCACCAGGATGTTAGAGGTAGTGGGAGGAAGGCAGCTGAGGACCACCAGGATGTTAGAGGTAGTGGGGGGAAGGCAGCTGAGGACCACCAGGATGTTAGAGGTAGTGGGGGAAAGGCAGCTGAGGACCACCAGGATGTTAGAGGTAGTGGGAGGAAGGCAGCTGAGAACCACCAGGATGTTAGAGGTAGTGAGGGGAAGGCAGCTGAGGAACACAAGGTTATTCCCCCTGATATGAACCACGGCTCTCCCACCAAGTTAGGCACAAATGGGATTCAATCTGTTGAAACCAGAAGCTTGAAGAAGCATGGCTCTTTTGATAAAACCTCAAAGGAACAAGGCTCCTTCGGACAAAGCATGAAGAAAACGACTTCGTTTGAACAAAGCATGAAGAAAACGACTTCGTTTGAACACACCACAAAGAAGTCGGCCTCATTTGATAGAAGCTTGAAGAAAGAACCTTTCTTAGATAGAACGTTGATGAAAGAGGCGTCCTTCGACAGAACGTTGAGGAAGCAGGGCTCGTTTGAACGCAGCTCCAGTCCTTCTAGCCTGGATGGGAGGAAGCCTTGGGGTAGCCCCAGCAGGAGCCCCAGCCGCCCCGCCACCCCTCCCTGGTCCCCCAGGAGACCAGCCCCCTGCTCCCCCGCCATGACCAGCTCCAGACctccctcctccacatctccagcCAAGGCCAGCAACCGAGCCTCCAGCCAGGACCGCAGCAACTCCCCACAGAGGGGTACCACCAGTGGCCTCAAAGCA comes from Salvelinus alpinus chromosome 21, SLU_Salpinus.1, whole genome shotgun sequence and encodes:
- the mtus2b gene encoding microtubule-associated tumor suppressor candidate 2 homolog isoform X1; the protein is MSGQQGEPAIGHSHVGEVRNNNQNSHVGEVGSNNQNQQAGGERVGAVTPEGDANANQMIQMGEGGSDGGGESTGGDVDTLPPLMSQTTEVSQTVTEEQKNKIVIWGTDSRCDDPELAEFEMLECQELEAYLVEEEEEEEEVEEDACEGVGLGVGVKGGARQILLDQPVSIVDLVSDSREGGGRRTIQRGSSGQDVATMGSGGTRGTAEYVTRTEFSSENHVLVSRLSAMFSPDGRLVSALDTAGRTQATTTDSWHVPSGPSGPDGTILEDLTLASQSCTTISDRSKASQRSKQPRAPSKSTIQRADLDLNQNTTVRSEEVVVPEAQVSNTVVVGRCKCQQNMEEDQGNEKHNQNLEQRYQDDRGSGRKAADDQQDVRGSGRKAAEEHQDARGSGGKAAEDHQDVRGSGRKAAEDHQDVRGSGGKAAEDHQDDRGSGGKAAEDHQDDRGSGRKAAEDHQDVRGSGRKAAEDHQDVRGSEGKAAEDHQDPRGSEGKAAEDHQDPRGSEGKAAEDHQDPRGSGRKAAEDHQDARGSEGKAAEDHQDDRGSGRKAAEDHQDVRGSGRKAAEDHQDARGSGRKAAEDHQDVRGSGRKAAEDHQDARGSEGKAAEDHQDDRGSGRKAAEDHQDVRGSGRKAAEDHQDARGSGRKAAEDHQDVRGSGGKAAEDHQDVRGSGGKAAEDHQDVRGSGRKAAEDHQDARGSGRKAAEDHQDVRGSGGKAAEDHQDVRGSGRKAAEDHQDVRGSGGKAAEDHQDVRGSGGKAAEDHQDVRGSGRKAAENHQDVRGSEGKAAEEHKVIPPDMNHGSPTKLGTNGIQSVETRSLKKHGSFDKTSKEQGSFGQSMKKTTSFEQSMKKTTSFEHTTKKSASFDRSLKKEPFLDRTLMKEASFDRTLRKQGSFERSSSPSSLDGRKPWGSPSRSPSRPATPPWSPRRPAPCSPAMTSSRPPSSTSPAKASNRASSQDRSNSPQRGTTSGLKAPSKVCVISSIPKPISPQPPADPRMDSPHKPKPARLKIITYVRKTPQVKSQGTEVDPNEALTLSLRLSSSHPSPPTAHRKPHKAGPHSKASQVLCSSNILFDKYRQEMQKAGYFPPGTGMTSLGIKPPSHPPPHNLSLNSESFHGELPDRYMHELAPAPSQLAPQEGTGLYRSPRPRGPQLGLGAVTRQPAAAKNRTMFQSQTGQRSGVVTLSHPGQQPAPPGNNQGNHDSTADQRTPGPETSVARTLLPKPGQSRLRPPGFSALPPARLAAFGFVRSSSVSSVSSNQTTVSNHSEPCRPSQRPSSGSDDTPLPLSPVPPSHSSPQPPNAPAFHRRSVLPPARVSPTASRTEVQRDVPPAVSSPKRFAVVSPKPQSPVRGRPADRGGSGSGVGGQECERALVQKLRERCEDQARQLLSLQAELKKASLGLEVFAITTQHFCHKSESAILKERELSLELARIRDEVASSVSRWEILQQDKEELERRFERELEGLRAQQQSELGRLEERLRQYHSLEIQRLEAQQQEQLERLRTQQLEQMEEVTENHEEALTEMENNHNDTLVTLKEEHARTVKNLKMAHEQQRKSLEEDFEKLRLSLQDQVDTLTFQNRSLRDRAKRFEEALRRSTDEQIVDALAPYQHIEEDLKSLKEVLLMKNQQIHEQDVKISELERMQAQKNVFLEERVQMLQQQNEDLRARIDKNLAMSRQLSEENANLQESMEKESNEKKRLSRNNEELLWRLQSPHMSPAGSPIHRASPIHHSSNTSSPGHHRSTAGPGSPARPHSYHQ